Sequence from the Salvelinus alpinus chromosome 35, SLU_Salpinus.1, whole genome shotgun sequence genome:
tgtgttccaaagtatggtgaatgacgtgctgagagatatgattggtatttttgtgttcgtttacctggatgatatcctcATCTTCTAGCCACGTCCAGCATGTCaagcaggtcctgcagcggttattggagaacTGCCTGTTCGTGAAGGCTGAaaagtgtgattttcacgcccacactatgtccttcctcgggtacatcatctccaggggagagatcaagatggaccaagagaaggttcgggcggttcgggattgggCCCAGCCCGGTACGAGATTTcagctccagagattcctggggtttgcgaacttctatcggaggtttatccgtgaTTACAGCCGGGTGGCCGCCCCTTTAACTGCTTTGACGTCTTGCACCAGAAATttctgttggactcctgaggcagaccgagcatttctggacttgaagagccgattcaccaacgccccgattctctctcaacctgacacttcccgtcagtttgttgttgaggtggacgcgtctaatgtgggggtgggcgccatcctgttccagcgtagctccactgatggtaaactccatccctgcgccttctactCTTGTCGTCTTTCACCAGCAGAGagaaactacgatgtgggtaaccgggagcttctcgctgtgaagcttgccttggaggagtggcgccactggttggagggagcggagcaaccgtttgtggtctggactgaccacaagaatctggcttacgtgcaatcggctaaacgtctcaactcccgtcaggccaggtgggctttgttttttggatgcttcaatttttccctgacgttccgacctgggtcgaagaacggcaaggcggacgccttgtcccggatgttctccaagacggaggagagtggggccaagactgagacgattcttccccagaactttgtcgtgggagccgttacatggaggattgaggaggatgtgatggcggcccttcggacgcagcccggccccggtaacggtccacccggtcggttgttcgtgcctgagtcggtccgttctgctgtccttcagtggtcccacgccagcaagatagcttgtcaccctggcgttgctcggactatggcgctactgcgcagacgatttcggtggcctgccatgggagaagatacccggaggtttgttgcCGCTTGTCCTGTTTGTGCGCAGAATAAGagtaccaatcggcccagctctgggcttcttcaccccctacctattccccggcgaccttggtcgcatctggcccTGGACTTTGTAACGGGGTTGCCCTCTGTTGGgaacacggtcattctgaccattgtggacagattcagcaaGTTTGCTCACTTTGTCCCCATCTCCAAGCTTCCATCTGCCACTGAGACGTCCGAGATCTTTGTTAGGGAGGTTTTCAGGGTCCACGGGTTGCCCAGTGACATTgtttctgaccgtggtcctcagtttacctctgctgtctggagatccttctgtttggccattggagctacagtcagtctcacATCTGGATTTCACCCCCAATCTAATGGTCAggcggagagagccaaccagaagatggagtccacgctgcgctgccttgtctcctctgatcccacctcttggtcctctcagttaccctgggtcgagtatgcccataatactctcccttcatctgccactgggatgtctcccttccagtgcctgtacggttaccaacctcccttgtttccttctcaggagagggatctctcggttccctctgtccaggcccacattcgtcgttgccaccggacctggcatcgggccaggaaggcCCTCCTTAGAGTTTCTGACCGGTATCAGATCCAGGCGAATCGTCGCCGTATTCCTGCCCCCGCTTATACCGTCggagataaggtttggttggctacacgggatcttcctctacggacTGAGTCGAGGAAACTGTCACAgaggttcattggtccgtttgtggtggagaGAATCATTAATCCTGTTGTGGTCCGACTCAAGTTGCCTGCAACGCTTAGAGTACACCCCAcctttcatgtctcctgcctcaagccggttctcctcagtcctctgttgccccctcctcctcctcggatgatcggaggtggtcctgcctacacggtgcgccgcatcatggactccagacgGCGGGGTCGAGGGTTCCAGTATCTCGTGGATTGGGAAGGATATggcccagaggagaggagttggattcctcggCGTCAGATCCTTGATGCTGACCTGCTTCGTGACTTCTACCGCCTCCACCCTGGCGCTCCGGGTAGTCCGCCCGGTGGCGTTcgtcggagggggggtactgtcacgaatcccgcttcctgagtctgtttttgcctgtgttctgtcctggagtgtttttccggtgccctggaacgcaccctgtctggttgccgggcgacgtagctagttgggagatctctgattacccgcacctgtatcccatcagctatctgcacacctggtcctgatcatcacccctccacttcataagctctgacctgacatccattccctgccggatcgttagccatgaacagtatgttgtgccagcgtatcagcctccagtttgatagagtttgttttgttgttttgtacgtcttgcttgccttgaacttacctccgttttttctgtctacagtcattcacccggaacacgcatcccatccctacctggtcgtcggtgacttcagttacttccttggatctgcttactcaattccatcaactcacctccgctgcctgctccgctacttggatttttctatcactacatttacacttgtaaataaatactcaccttcgtcttactctccttgtcctggtctgcttctgggttctactttagagaagcGTGACACTAATGTATATGGCACTTTCCTTCAAAGCCATGGATTGTGGGTTTGGGTCAATCTGGGTGGTTAGTAGCAGAGTGGCGCACTGGAAGCACACTGGGCCCATAACCCAGAGGTCAATGGATCAAAACTTTCCTCagttgtctttaaaaaaaaaaaggacatACATTTAATGGGCGGATCTTCCATGCTGACGTTCCCACAAGCTTCTTACATTTGTGAGTTCAAATGATAGGTTTCGTATACGATCAAGATTCACAGAACTCAGCCTCCCCTGGctcagaggggtatactacaaagctcAGCTCAATATTCAGCTCAATATTCTGACATAACTTTATATTTTTTAGAAAAAGAAGCTTGAAATGGCATGATGTAGTTGACTCCACAACCAAAAACACATATCTAAGTTTAcatttcttaatgaaccagaaaatctgtggttatttctggttgtttatctttagttagctggctaactcattgatgcTGCTTTGTAATGTACACCTCAGGTGAACCCCCCCCCTGCCAAACACACAACCAGACATTGATTGATTGGAGACAGCTTGTGTCAATTACTGAACATTTCTTAGAATTTTCTACATGCAGCGACATATGTGGcaatatgtgtagaattgcagaaaattagctttaaaacagcaacattttctctcagcctcatggaaaAATTTTAGAATAGCATGCAATTATTTATAAAACTGCACGCCACTGAAGATAATCTTCATcagtttttagatatttttttatttcaatttTAGTGATTTTTTTTGCATTCATGTAATCTAAAGAAGCACATAAAGCACATACaagcttcataattcataaaggtcattactgactgatattatctcatagaacaaaacgtataagatctcctaaacctatgttaacctcagaccttattttcagcgtttatcccaaaaccccattatttctgcattaatttcccccataggaatggctgaacgaaccagaggtatGGCTTGTTAGTGGTTGTTAGAATAACAAGCACCATGAGCGCTTTTTCCCCCCACACCCATTACAGTGTTTTAGGTGCCAAACTTATGGTCATATtgtagcagtgtgtaggagggagattcctagatgtgagaagtgtgcaggagggcatgagacaaaggaatgtgtagttgcagcctggtctcatagactagacataacatagtaaaggAAAATATGTaaaactcaaattagtatgatatgttacgtttggtatggtttcATAAGACAGATAGTTACTTAAGGAAAAAactaaagtagggtggttggtagGGGAGGATGGGTAGGTGTGTCTAGCAaccaaaggttgcgagttcaaatctcatcatggacaacttagcattttagcaacttttcaactccttactactttttagctactttgcaactacttgttagcatgttagctaaccctcccctaaccctaacccttttagttACCCTTCCCTTAacccaggggtgggcaactccagtcctcaggtCCCTGATTGATCtttaccagtacagagggagggATCCTTAGAAGAGTGGTGTGAGTTGttgatctgtaccagtacagagggataggccaacaagtatgtgttaattgtaggggtgcccatggggctggggatcaggatgtcttggtcccagacagactaaataacttctttgctcgctttgaggacaatacagtcccactgacacggcccgctaccaaaacctgcggactcttcTTCACTgcagctgacgtgagtaaaacatttaaacgtgttaaccctcgccaagctgcaggcccagacggcatccccagccgcgtcctcagagcatgcgcagaccagctggctggtgtgtttacggacatattcaatcaatccttatctcagtctgctgttcccacatgcttcaagagggccaccattgttcctgttcccaagaaagctaaggtaactgagctaaacgactaccaccccgtagcactcacttccgtcatcatgaagtgctttgagagactagtcaaggaccatatcacctccaccctacctgacaccctagacccactacaatttgcttaccgcttaccgccccaataggtccacagacaacgcaatcgcaaccacactgcacactgccctgctctggacaagaggaatacctatgtgagaatgctgttcatcgactacagctcagcatttaacaccatagtaccctccaaactcgtcatcaagctcgagaccatgggtctcgaccccgccctgcgCAACTGGGTACTCGACTTCCTGTACCCagttgctgatcctcaacactggggccccacaagggtgcattctgagccctctcctgtactccctgttcacccacgactgcatggccatgcatgcctccaactcaatcatcaagtttgcagacgacactacagtggtaggcttgattaccaacaatgacgagacggcctacagggaggaggtgagggccctcggagtgtggtgtcaggaaaataacctctaactcaacgtcaacaaaacaaaggagatgatcgtggacttcaggaaacagcagagggagcacccccctatccacatcgacgggacagtagtggagagggtagaaagttttaagttcctcggcgtacacatcacggacaaactgaattggtccacccacacagacagcgtggtgaagaaggcacaacagcgcctcttcaacctcaggaggctgaagagctGAACAGCTTGttaccaaaagcactcacaaacttttacagatgcacaatcgagagcatcctgtcgggctgtatcaccgcctggtacggcaactgctccgcccacaaccgtaaggctctccagagggtagtgcagtctgcacaacgcatcaccgggggcaaactacctgccctccaggacacctacaccacccgatgtcacaggaaggccataaagatcatcaaggacaacaaccacccgagccactgcctgttcaccccgctatcatccagaaggcgaggtcagtacaggtgcatcaaagcagggaccgagagactgaaaaacagcttctatctcaaggccatcagactgttaaacagccaccactaacattgagtggctgctgccatacatgtacaaaatgtatcactacatttttttaacatattctttatcccaggtagctgttgtgaaattgttaggttagattactcgttggttattactgcattgtcggaactagaagcacaagcatttcgctacactcgcattaacatcttctaaccatgtgtatgtgacaaataaaatttgatttgatcagaaatgtcccgtgcgagagaggcaggttgaggtttccagtagtgcagaagttgtcatatgctgaggcagtgaagaaagtagaggaataTGGGTCAAGGGgaagggatcctgagaggagtggtgtgagttgTTGATCtctaccagtacagagggagggatcctgagaggagtggtgtgagttgTTGATCTTTACCAGTGCagagggagggatcctgagaggagtggtgtgagttgTTGATCtttaccagtacagagggataggccaacaagtgatatatgtttcagtaagattggatgtTTTGCATTTacagcaatggttatcaactgtattGCAGGTATGGAAAGTAAATcgcagaaaattgaggttgtggtggcagctgcagtgaggtatttgggtgtgcgagacttgacatcagaagagttacagggtgtgtccCATCCTTTGGttgttggcctgaggtaggactaaatatatttaaatagtggagtagggagaTTTTGGGGGGGAGTGTAGTTTTAGATGGTAGGTGGTTtattttttcaagcaaagtataaggaagttgtactccagtctagaaggtggcggtaatgcaacatttattggatgccaaccgccgttaaacctcatcgaagaagaagTCGAAACGCTTTTCACATACTCAGATTGTCCCTCTCTTCGTGCAGTAGAAACTACGGTCGTGTATCATGCTACTTTTTCACAACAAACATTCGGAAAAAGAAATAGCTATGAATAGGGAATTGTTTTAAACATATTCAATTATAGTAGTTATTATTGACGAAAAGGTAATTTGAGCTGTTATGATTTGTCCTGGATAACGCAAAAAAACCGTGTCAACAATCTAGCCAACTTCATAGCCTCCCTCGACAGTCTGCACTACTACTGCAGCTAGCTAAATGTACTTTCCTGGGAGTGTTAAGCTTTCATATATAAAGACATTGGTTAAGATATCTAGCTAGCTATTAATAAAGTAATTTATATCAATCGATGTTAGTATTTATCTAGCTAACTAGCAACTCACCAGAAGACATCCCAAAGATTCGTATGAGATAAGTCTTCATCCCTTCTCAAGATGTATGCAGAGCTCAACAGTATTCTCAATACTAGTCCCGACAGCTTCAAGCCGGTAACCCTAACCTCACCTCTAACCGTAACCAATTTAAACCCCTATGCCTAATCCTAACCTTTGTGGATTTATGTGTGTTTTTTGCAGGGAGAGTTTATTTTAGTGTCTGACAAACATACAGACGCGTCCTTCCTCATTCACCATTTCCTCTCATTTTATTTACGAGGTGAGGATTTATGTGAGTGGACTGAtgtctagttgactgtctgtaaCACCGTGCCCTCTTGATGTTGACTGTAGTGTTAGGTGAAAAACAATGAAAGACAGTAATAGAGGGAACATATGGGGCCAAGTTGTGTACTATGATGCACTCTCATAAGTGGTCAAAAACGTGCTCAGAATTGTTTTGTGTGATTTACAGCGGGCTGTAAGGTGTGTTTCCTGGGTCTTGTGCAGTCCTTCAGTCACTACAGTGCAATCAGTCAACGGTTGGTGAGTATACTTATCTTCCAAAACGCTGGGTTAAACTTTCTCCCAGCCACTCTTATACATACTGTGCAAGTAAATGTGTCTTTACAGTTGTGTATGATTTGCTGTTGCTTGGTGGAGATGTATTAACTACATTTTGTATGGGTTCTTTCACTGTGTTCCATGTTAATCAGGGTGTGAGTTTGACCCAGGCAAGGGAGAAAGGGCAGCTGGTGTTCTTAGAGGGACTAAAGGAATCCTTGGGGGTACTGCTTCAGGGGGAGGCCAGCAAAGGAACCCGGACAATGGACTTCCTCAGGTACCACCTGTCTGTAGTGTTGACTTCGATTAAGCCtactcctggactaaaaagcatgttcaTTCAGTGCAGAAGctccattgaaagtgctttttgGTCCTACAATATCATAGACTTTATCTGGTTCTGGGAATCCAACCTGTATTGTTTGACACACTCATACACCTTTTTTCTGATGTAATCAATGCAGTTAATGATAGTATGAATCTGAAAATCTCTTCCTGCTTCATTTATCTCCCCCTCTATGTCCcctttctttctttgtctctcatcCCTCGCCCCCTCAATCTTTTTCCCTGTCCCCTTCCACCTCTCCACAGAGATCCCAGTTCTGGCCTGCGGGGTCTATATGACTTTGTGCGGGACAATGTAAGGGGGGCAGTGGGTGGAGGTGAGGAGTGGGGTACCCCTGTGCTCCTGGTGGATGACCTCAGTGTGGTCCTGAGTCTGGGGGTCAGTGTTGGGGCAGCGCTGGACTTCAGTCATTACTGCAGAGCCACTGTCTGCTCCGAGCTGCAGGTCAGATAATAcagtattttacatttacattttagtcatttagcggacgctcttatccagagcaacttagttAGTGAAtttatcttaagatagctaggtgggacaaccacattacacagtcatagtaagtacatttttcctcaaagtaGAAAGGGTGGGGCGCTGTGGGAtgatttaagatactctttgaagagg
This genomic interval carries:
- the elp6 gene encoding elongator complex protein 6, translating into MYAELNSILNTSPDSFKPGEFILVSDKHTDASFLIHHFLSFYLRAGCKVCFLGLVQSFSHYSAISQRLGVSLTQAREKGQLVFLEGLKESLGVLLQGEASKGTRTMDFLRDPSSGLRGLYDFVRDNVRGAVGGGEEWGTPVLLVDDLSVVLSLGVSVGAALDFSHYCRATVCSELQGSMVMLVRCEAEDEEEESDDEGSEQLLRGLIHQCSLTLQVQGLPTGYCRDIHGQVEVCWRGQCDRQQTQKKLFQYKVHDKGASFFARGMSSAVL